The Solibacillus sp. FSL W7-1436 genome window below encodes:
- the rpoN gene encoding RNA polymerase factor sigma-54: protein MQMILNNSQKLTQVLSAKLLQHLEILQFSTNELEQYIYEKANENPLLSVIDAKVKGNYEEIMKLARSSISTQFSPLHGSGKEQFNIIEKTLAEKVSYELFLMEQVPVHSNLSETDLKILTFLIRSLDDRLFLETDLEFVSEKFNTSMVHVEAILNLLQTFEPVGVGARNYTEYLLIQINRDPSAPEMAVKFINDDLKLVAAQAFKRLSKKYKMPLQEVQQTVTYIKNLNPMIAGDKVEAIPYIIPDLTVKNIEGEWIIKLNRHYLPSVTIDESYVKLLKNDANNQTYYRDSIKDALALMEGIEQRDKTLYDLARLLVQIQEDFFAKGMDLIKPMRLKDVSEVLGVHESTVSRAIRGKYIQTPHGIYALQSLFTKGLTNASGKMDSVTYIKKRIKELVEEEDKNKPLSDQQMTNILCKEGIQISRRTVAKYREELRIVNSANRTCG, encoded by the coding sequence ATGCAAATGATTTTAAACAATTCACAGAAGCTTACACAGGTTTTGTCAGCGAAATTGTTGCAGCATTTAGAAATACTTCAATTTTCTACTAACGAATTAGAGCAATACATTTATGAAAAGGCAAATGAGAACCCGCTGCTTTCTGTTATCGACGCAAAGGTAAAAGGAAATTATGAGGAAATAATGAAACTGGCAAGGAGTTCAATCAGCACGCAGTTTTCACCCTTGCATGGATCGGGAAAAGAGCAATTTAATATTATTGAAAAAACACTCGCGGAAAAAGTAAGCTATGAACTTTTTCTTATGGAACAGGTTCCGGTGCATAGTAATTTATCCGAAACGGATTTGAAAATTTTAACTTTTTTGATCCGGTCTTTAGATGATCGGTTATTTTTAGAAACGGATCTAGAATTTGTATCCGAAAAATTTAATACGAGTATGGTTCATGTCGAGGCGATATTAAATTTGCTCCAAACTTTTGAGCCAGTCGGAGTTGGCGCCCGCAACTATACAGAGTATTTGTTGATTCAGATTAATCGTGACCCGTCTGCTCCGGAAATGGCAGTCAAATTTATCAATGATGATTTAAAATTGGTCGCAGCACAGGCATTCAAAAGGTTAAGTAAAAAATATAAAATGCCACTTCAAGAGGTACAACAGACTGTTACTTACATTAAAAATTTGAACCCGATGATTGCAGGAGATAAAGTGGAAGCCATTCCGTATATCATACCGGATTTAACGGTCAAAAATATTGAAGGTGAATGGATCATCAAATTAAACCGTCACTATTTGCCATCTGTTACAATTGATGAATCCTATGTGAAACTGCTTAAAAACGATGCGAACAATCAAACTTATTACCGAGATTCAATAAAAGATGCGCTTGCATTAATGGAGGGCATTGAACAGCGGGATAAGACCCTGTACGATTTGGCTCGATTGCTCGTACAAATTCAGGAAGATTTTTTTGCAAAAGGAATGGATTTAATCAAACCGATGCGTTTAAAGGATGTATCTGAAGTACTTGGTGTGCACGAATCAACAGTCAGCAGGGCTATCCGAGGAAAATATATTCAAACACCGCATGGAATTTATGCTTTGCAGTCCTTGTTTACAAAAGGGTTAACGAATGCTTCAGGCAAAATGGATTCCGTAACGTATATTAAGAAACGGATAAAAGAACTGGTTGAAGAAGAAGACAAAAATAAACCATTATCGGATCAGCAAATGACTAATATTCTTTGTAAGGAAGGAATTCAAATCTCCAGACGAACCGTCGCAAAATACCGGGAAGAATTGAGAATTGTCAATTCAGCTAATCGTACTTGCGGATAG
- a CDS encoding amino acid permease, giving the protein MGTLQKSLKTRHITMISIGGVIGTGLFVGTGKNILSTGPAAVVSYAIACMLIVLIMQMVGEMATGELALGKSRGSSAELGSFASYAGRYIGPWAGFTVGWLYWASWVFIVGLEAALIGGILHNWFPVIPVWVGGVGITLLMTVVNIYSVKSFGEFEYWLSFIKVTAIIVFLLVGLLMIVGLWPNYESRSLELLTSYGGFAPNGIVPVATAIVFVIFSICGAEVAAIAAAESENPAKNIVRAIRNVVFRLGLFFVGSVAIMILIVPWNDTAMLAAPYANILTLAGLPVAAQIIQIVIFISLISVLNSALYTSSRMLLEMSRQGDAPKMFSQIKNKRGAPVHAIIGSTVVAYICALMYFVSPEVIFYFLGNSVGGLMIVVYIFIAISQIRFRRHYEKVSNEPLAIKMWLFPYLSYITIGVLAVVYLCQMLIESLRSQFYLSTLVLIGSVCLFFVMRKFSVKSAVQKEKAEEIEENLLSE; this is encoded by the coding sequence ATGGGCACTTTACAAAAATCATTAAAAACGCGTCATATTACGATGATCTCAATCGGAGGAGTCATAGGGACAGGGCTATTTGTAGGAACCGGTAAAAATATTTTAAGTACGGGTCCTGCAGCTGTTGTATCATATGCAATTGCATGTATGCTGATTGTCCTGATTATGCAAATGGTTGGGGAAATGGCGACAGGTGAACTTGCACTAGGGAAAAGTAGAGGCAGTTCTGCAGAGCTCGGTTCATTTGCTTCCTATGCGGGAAGGTATATTGGTCCATGGGCAGGATTTACAGTAGGCTGGCTATACTGGGCAAGCTGGGTGTTTATTGTTGGGCTGGAAGCGGCGCTAATTGGAGGTATATTGCATAACTGGTTCCCGGTTATTCCGGTCTGGGTTGGCGGTGTAGGGATTACCTTACTAATGACAGTCGTTAATATTTATTCTGTCAAGTCATTCGGTGAATTTGAATATTGGCTGTCGTTCATTAAAGTCACGGCTATTATTGTATTTTTACTTGTTGGTCTTTTAATGATTGTTGGTTTATGGCCAAATTATGAGTCGAGAAGTTTAGAACTATTAACATCGTACGGCGGATTTGCTCCAAATGGAATTGTCCCTGTTGCGACAGCGATTGTATTCGTAATCTTCTCTATTTGTGGTGCTGAGGTTGCAGCGATAGCAGCGGCAGAATCTGAAAATCCGGCGAAAAATATTGTACGTGCCATCCGGAACGTTGTATTCCGTCTAGGATTATTCTTTGTCGGATCTGTAGCTATTATGATTCTGATTGTTCCGTGGAACGACACGGCTATGCTAGCAGCACCTTATGCAAATATTTTAACGTTGGCCGGATTACCGGTTGCAGCACAAATCATTCAGATTGTTATTTTTATTTCTCTAATTTCTGTATTGAATTCGGCTTTATATACGAGTTCGCGTATGTTGCTTGAAATGTCGCGTCAAGGTGATGCACCGAAAATGTTCTCACAAATTAAAAATAAGCGTGGTGCACCGGTACATGCCATTATTGGCAGTACAGTTGTCGCCTATATTTGTGCACTAATGTATTTCGTTTCACCGGAAGTGATCTTTTACTTTTTAGGAAACAGTGTCGGGGGGTTAATGATTGTTGTTTATATTTTCATTGCCATTTCGCAAATCCGTTTCCGTCGCCACTATGAAAAAGTCTCGAATGAGCCGCTTGCGATAAAAATGTGGCTGTTTCCGTATTTATCTTATATTACAATCGGTGTTTTGGCAGTCGTTTATTTATGCCAGATGTTAATTGAATCTTTACGCTCCCAATTTTACTTGAGCACATTAGTATTGATAGGTTCGGTTTGTTTATTTTTTGTCATGCGAAAGTTCTCTGTCAAATCGGCTGTACAGAAAGAAAAAGCAGAGGAAATAGAGGAGAACTTACTATCCGAATAG
- a CDS encoding dehydrogenase yields MKLDDRLKQLNEFPENEALKKSIYYNIHKKPVKRRNPLKTFRELGVMAAICFIGLFLLFTSNNLNNQAASGEIVKITSYENNGEKGFRGRASTFFIGVENVTTDEMVTLFENISALPAVMAPPNSDEHYDIVVLYRNGEQRKFELAWNYLYDVTNDAYYPGHEQYPSAVLSDLENAHDRLQFPSIFIGLGILVMILVASSYYSRRQIELPKKIRGMGIAMTIYLIVVAIMGYYYFIIGPFYKPLVLLLLFVYGFSMWWLIKREVTNLNILKVEKYKILFIVLWFLIWIGMA; encoded by the coding sequence ATGAAGCTTGACGATCGCTTAAAACAGTTAAATGAATTCCCTGAAAATGAGGCATTAAAAAAATCCATCTATTACAACATCCATAAAAAGCCTGTCAAAAGACGCAATCCTTTGAAAACATTCCGTGAACTAGGTGTGATGGCGGCGATTTGTTTCATTGGTCTGTTTTTACTGTTCACCTCGAACAATCTTAATAATCAGGCAGCATCCGGTGAGATCGTGAAAATTACTTCCTATGAAAATAACGGAGAAAAGGGGTTTCGGGGCAGAGCATCGACATTTTTCATTGGGGTTGAAAATGTGACGACAGATGAAATGGTTACTTTATTCGAAAACATTTCAGCGCTTCCAGCTGTCATGGCTCCTCCGAATAGCGATGAGCATTATGACATTGTTGTGTTGTATAGAAACGGTGAACAGAGAAAATTTGAATTGGCATGGAACTATTTGTATGACGTGACGAATGATGCGTACTATCCCGGGCATGAACAATATCCGTCCGCTGTTTTATCTGACCTGGAAAATGCACATGACCGACTACAATTTCCTTCTATATTTATTGGTCTAGGCATTTTAGTGATGATTCTGGTGGCCTCCAGCTACTATAGCCGCCGACAAATTGAACTGCCGAAAAAAATACGCGGAATGGGTATTGCTATGACTATTTACTTGATCGTTGTGGCGATTATGGGATATTACTATTTTATAATCGGACCGTTTTACAAGCCCTTGGTTCTCCTTTTATTGTTTGTATATGGATTCAGCATGTGGTGGCTCATAAAAAGAGAAGTGACAAACTTGAACATATTGAAAGTGGAAAAGTACAAAATCCTATTTATTGTGCTATGGTTCCTTATTTGGATAGGCATGGCATAA
- a CDS encoding RNA polymerase sigma factor, with product MDFDELYEQEFRKTYQYIRYMVSNAQVAEDLTQDTFVRIYKTDLTKVTNFQTYTRQVARNLVYDYYRKRALIKWLPFTIAPEQQDFHYVPHDWLIQEEDRKRLYEALQKLKPVQREVIIYRKIEELSIQETCDIMGLTSMKVANTQRSAMLALQKILGGEIDEA from the coding sequence ATGGATTTCGACGAGCTTTATGAGCAGGAGTTCCGCAAGACGTATCAATACATACGCTACATGGTATCGAATGCACAAGTAGCCGAAGATTTAACGCAGGATACGTTTGTGCGGATTTATAAAACGGATTTGACCAAAGTGACCAATTTCCAGACTTATACGAGGCAAGTCGCCCGGAATCTTGTTTATGACTATTACCGGAAGAGAGCATTAATTAAGTGGCTTCCATTTACAATTGCCCCGGAGCAGCAGGATTTTCACTACGTTCCGCATGATTGGCTCATTCAGGAAGAAGACCGGAAACGATTGTACGAGGCACTGCAAAAGTTAAAGCCGGTCCAACGCGAAGTTATTATTTACCGGAAAATCGAGGAGCTTTCGATTCAGGAAACGTGCGACATTATGGGGTTAACTTCGATGAAAGTCGCAAATACACAGCGAAGTGCGATGCTGGCATTGCAGAAAATTTTAGGAGGTGAAATCGATGAAGCTTGA